The nucleotide window TGATGTAGGAGGCGGTGACCGGCACCGCGAGGCCGACGATCCACACGATCAGCGCCGTATAGATCGCGGTGAGGAGCAGCGAGTTGCCCGCGTAGGCGAGCACGATCGAGCTGAACTTGAGGCCCAGGCCGGTCAGCGTGACCACGCCGACGATGATGCCGGCGCCCGCGCAGGTGGCGGCCACGTTCAGCACCGAGAGCGAGCCGCCCTGCAGCGCTTTTGACACGCCCGAGTCGGTCAGATTTCTCCAGAACGGTCTTTTCTCGAAAGTCAGAAGCGCGGTGTCCCGGCGCAGGAAACTCGTCACCAGCGCGACCACCGTGGCCCAGAACACCGACAGCTCGGCCGAAAAGCCGAGCAGCATGAACACGATGATCGAGATCAGCGAGCTGAAGTGATACCAGTAGCGCTTGGCCAGCGTCCAGGCGCTGTCGACTTCCGCAAAGCTCACGTCCTTCATGCCGAACTTGCGCACGTCGATCTCGACCATCAGGAACAGCGTCAGGTAGTACAGGCAGGTCGGGATGACCGCCATCAGCAGCACGTCCAGGTACGAGATCTTGA belongs to Terriglobales bacterium and includes:
- a CDS encoding DUF3394 domain-containing protein, whose protein sequence is KISYLDVLLMAVIPTCLYYLTLFLMVEIDVRKFGMKDVSFAEVDSAWTLAKRYWYHFSSLISIIVFMLLGFSAELSVFWATVVALVTSFLRRDTALLTFEKRPFWRNLTDSGVSKALQGGSLSVLNVAATCAGAGIIVGVVTLTGLGLKFSSIVLAYAGNSLLLTAIYTALIVWIVGLAVPVTASYIICAVIAAPALIALKVPEFAAHMFIFYYAVLSEVSPPTALSPFAAAAITGGDPYKTTLQCWKYTTPAFLVPFMFVLDPSGTGLLLTGSFKTLGDADWGSIALVTFTAAVGILALCGAFQGWLFKKTTAYERVMLLVAGVLLVYPKTLFDAVGFALVAIVLVTQFKVKRAEPARARAQ